CGGACGGAATCCCCTCTGCCCGCCAAGGTCGGGGTGAGGGGCAAGGGGAAGAAGCGCTGATGTCCTTCCTGCTTCCGTGTCCCCTGTGCGGGCCGCGCGACGTCTACGAGTTCCGCTGGGGCGGCGCGCGAACGCGGCGGCCGGGGCCCGACTCGCCGCGAGCCGTCTGGGTGGACTACCTCTACCTGCGCGAGAACCCGGCCGGGCCCATCGAGGAATGGTGGTATCACCGCATGGGATGCGGGCGCTGGTTCCTGGCCCTCCGCGACACGCGCACGAACGAGGTCGCCCGCACCTTCTGGCCGCCGCGCGAGGCCGACTCGGCGGAGGCGGTGGTGCCGCCCCAAGGGGCCGAGCCCTGATGCGGCCCGGGCCTGATCACGCTGCCAGTCCGAAGGAGCCCTGATGACGGAGCGGCTGCCGCCCCATCCGGCCCAGCGCGCCGACCGCGGCCGCCCGGTCACGTTCACCTTCGCCGGCCGCCCGGTGCCGGCCTTCGCCGGCGACACCGTGGGCGCGGCGCTCCACGCGGCGGGCGTCCGGATCCTGAGCCGGAGCTTCAAGTACCATCGCCCGCGCGGGCTCCTCTGCTGCGCCGGGCGGTGTCCGAACTGCCTCGTCAACGTCGATGGCGTCCCGAACGTGCGCGCCTGCACGGAGATCGTCGGCGACGGCATGCGCGTGGCCGCCCAGCACGCCTGGCCCTCGCTCGAGCACGACGTGTTCGCCGTGTTCGACCGGTTCGACCGGCTCCTGCCGGTCGGCTTCTACTACAAGACCTTCATCCACCCGCGCCGGCTGTGGCCGGCGTACGAGTACGTCTTGAAGCACCTCGCCGGCCTGGGCCAGGTGACCTGTCCGGACGAGCCGCCCGGCCACTACGAGCGCGGGCACCTCTTCGCCGACGTCGCGGTGGCGGGCGGCGGGGCGGCGGGGATGGCGGCGGCGCTCGAGGCCGCGCGAGCGGGGGCTCTCGTGGTCCTCGTCGACGCCGAGCCGCGCCTCGGGGGGAGCCTCCTCGTCCGGACCCGGCCGCTCCTCGACGGCGAGTTCCGGGGTCGGCCGGGCTGGGAGGTCGCCGCCGCCCTGGCGGCCGAGGTGGCGGCTGAGTCGCGCATCCGGGTCCTGAACGAGGCGACCGCCTTCGGCCTCTACGAGGGCGGCCTCCTCGGCGTGCTCCAGGGACGGCGCTTCGTGAAGCTGCGAGCGCGCCAGGTCGTCGTCGCCACCGGCGGGTTCGAGCATCCGCTCGTGTTCCAGAACAACGACCTGCCCGGTGTGATGCTCGGCTCGGGCGCCCAGCGCCTGATCGCCCTCTACGGGGTCCAGCCGGGCGCGGCGGCGGTCGTGGCCGCCGCCGACGATCGCGGCCTCGACGTCGCGAGCAGTCTCCTCGAGGCCGGGGTGAGCCTGGCCGCCGTCCTCGACGCGCGTCCGGCGACGCCGGAGTCGGAGACCGCGGCCGCGTTGCGCCAGGCCGGGGTCCGGATCCAGAACGGCCGGACGGTGCTCGAGGCCCGCGGCCGAGGCCGCGTGCGGGCGGCGGTGGTGGGCGGCGCCGCCCGCGACGAAGGAGCGCGCGAGGTCGCCTGCGACCTCGTGTGCGTGGCGACCGGCTTCGAGCCGGCGGCGGGACTGCTCGGCCAGGCCGGCGGGCGACTGACCCACGATACCGCGCGCGGGCGGCTCGTCCCCGCGGCACTGCCGGCGGGAGTCCTGGCGGCCGGCGAGGTGACCGGGGTGGAGGGACTCGCCGCGGTGCTCGCGTCGGGACGGCTGGCGGGAGCGCAGGCCGCGCGCGCGCTCGACGGCGCCGGCGGTGGCGGGACCGCGCGGGTGGCCGAGCTCGCCGAGGCGCTGGCGGCGGCGACCCGGCGCCCCGTGAGTCGCGGCTACCTGGCCAGTGCGCCGCGGGCGGGGGCCAAGAAGTTCGTCTGCCTCTGCGAGGACGTGACCGAGAAGGATCTTCGGCAGGCGGTCGCCGAGGGCTTCGATCACATCGAGACACTCAAGCGCTACACCACCGTCACGATGGGGCCCTGCCAGGGCAAGATGTGCCACCGGCCCTCCATCGACCTCTGCGCGGCGCTGACCGGCCGGACGGTCGAGGCGACCGGCACCACCACCGCGCGGCCGCCGTCCGTCCCGGTGCCGCTCGGGGCGCTGGCCGCCCGCCTCCACGAGCCGGTGAAGCTCACCCCCATGCACGACCGCCACCAGGCGCTGGGCGCCAGCCCCATGGACATGGGCGCCTGGAAGCGACCCTTCGTCTACTCGACGGTGGAGGAGGAGTGCCGGGCCGTCCACGAGGCCGTCGCGCTGATCGACGTGAGCACGCTCGGCAAGCTCGAGGTGCGCGGGGCCGACGCCGCGGCCTTCCTCGACTGGCTCCACCCGGGTCGGTTCTCCGACCTCAAGACGGGCCGCATCCGCTACCGGATCCTGTGCGACGATGCCGGCATCATCCTCGACGACGGCACGGTGGCCCGGCTCGGCGACGACCACTTCCTGGTCACCACGACGACCGGCGGCGTGGAGGCCATCGAGCAGTGGTTCACCTGGTGGCTGGCGGGCAGCGGGAAGTGTGCGCACGTCGTGAACCTCACCGGTGCGCTCGGCGCCATCAACGTCGCCGGGCCGCGCGC
The sequence above is drawn from the Candidatus Methylomirabilota bacterium genome and encodes:
- a CDS encoding sarcosine oxidase subunit delta, producing the protein MSFLLPCPLCGPRDVYEFRWGGARTRRPGPDSPRAVWVDYLYLRENPAGPIEEWWYHRMGCGRWFLALRDTRTNEVARTFWPPREADSAEAVVPPQGAEP
- a CDS encoding 2Fe-2S iron-sulfur cluster-binding protein; translation: MTERLPPHPAQRADRGRPVTFTFAGRPVPAFAGDTVGAALHAAGVRILSRSFKYHRPRGLLCCAGRCPNCLVNVDGVPNVRACTEIVGDGMRVAAQHAWPSLEHDVFAVFDRFDRLLPVGFYYKTFIHPRRLWPAYEYVLKHLAGLGQVTCPDEPPGHYERGHLFADVAVAGGGAAGMAAALEAARAGALVVLVDAEPRLGGSLLVRTRPLLDGEFRGRPGWEVAAALAAEVAAESRIRVLNEATAFGLYEGGLLGVLQGRRFVKLRARQVVVATGGFEHPLVFQNNDLPGVMLGSGAQRLIALYGVQPGAAAVVAAADDRGLDVASSLLEAGVSLAAVLDARPATPESETAAALRQAGVRIQNGRTVLEARGRGRVRAAVVGGAARDEGAREVACDLVCVATGFEPAAGLLGQAGGRLTHDTARGRLVPAALPAGVLAAGEVTGVEGLAAVLASGRLAGAQAARALDGAGGGGTARVAELAEALAAATRRPVSRGYLASAPRAGAKKFVCLCEDVTEKDLRQAVAEGFDHIETLKRYTTVTMGPCQGKMCHRPSIDLCAALTGRTVEATGTTTARPPSVPVPLGALAARLHEPVKLTPMHDRHQALGASPMDMGAWKRPFVYSTVEEECRAVHEAVALIDVSTLGKLEVRGADAAAFLDWLHPGRFSDLKTGRIRYRILCDDAGIILDDGTVARLGDDHFLVTTTTGGVEAIEQWFTWWLAGSGKCAHVVNLTGALGAINVAGPRARELLAPLADLDVSAAGFPYLGAKQGLVAGVPSLLLRIGFVGELGYEVHFPSDYGAYLWDTLMEAGAPLGVRPFGVEAQRVLRLEKQHVIVTQDTDALTNPLEADMAWTVKLDKPDFVGRDALLEARGRAFRQRLVGFTLAGDGLLPGEGAAVVADGRPIGRVTSSKWSPHLGRGIGMAWLPPELARDGGTFEVRVDGSTRTATVVAKAFYDPDGARLRM